The sequence AAAACCAATCTGGCTCTCTTCAATATTTTGTCCTTCAAGAACAGCGAAGCTTGCCTCTTCAAATCTCCCATCAATCCCGAAGCAGAACCCATTTTAGTCTTAATTATTTCTCTCTCAAATTAATCACCAACAATTCTAATTATATTTCAGGAGCTTcgtctatctatatatatacgCACATACCATGCACTAGTctaattaattattgatttcagcGGTGCTTAATTAACAGCATGCAATAttagttgttattattattattattattattattattattattatatgtgtatatatgtaGGAACGAATGGGGAGTAGTTGGGGTGATGTTGAATAATATTCATGACCACTCCATTACCAAAGTATAATGGAACTACACTTGAACCACTCTAGAAAGTGGATTTACGTATATAATTATTAGGCCAACATTATTTTAATAAGTAATTATATGATTTCATTTGACATTATTTGGGTCAACATTTGACAACAATTGTGATTATACtataagaaaaacaaaaaacaggCATTTCAATTGTCAATTTTTGATTGGGTTTTCTTTCTTTGTTTTCCATGTTTGGCTTACGAGTTGGACGGCTTGTGCTTTACTAAAGCAGAAGTGGCCTTATCACATTaggaaatataaataaataagtgattatgaaaatgattaatatcgtatttttatctatatttttttttataaaaaatgaaaaaaaatgttaattttaaaaaaatatatatatatatttattagataaatattagattatataaatatataatgtgTGCAAAAGATCAAGTGTGTGTATATCTAtactattttatttaaaaaaaagcaTGCTAGGATAACTGATTTGGAAGACACCAAAAATTTTTTCGCTTATTACTCTTCAAGGCTTTGGATTGATAGAATTCAATATGaatgaaataataatttatatttctccaacattttttttttgtaaaaatcacTCCACACGTTCTATTTTCACATATTTAAAAAACTAAACCCTTCAAATTTTCGGATCTTATCAACTGCTCACATAACTCTTTTTATCCTCCCTTCCGCTCAATTTCTTTCCCATTTTCTTTTACACACGTGTTACATGTGCTATGTttctaatttatattatatattttcctACTCATAAAGTGTCCATTGATATATATTGCTTTGAGTCCACATATAAAATTCAAAGAGATTGACCATATTACAtgataatattcaaaatttgtttttaaaGCACTCGTGCCTCGCGGACAACCGAAGGTTGACCATAAACATTTTGTTGAAAAACGTGGTCAAGATTTTTACTATTGACAAGaagatatttaattaataacaattaaaatcctgctgtgaaaaagtaaaaatttatagtaaaaagtaaaaactccaaaactcaaaatatatcaaacactACACTTTATAATTCTTCTCTCTAAAATTGTGTATTTTCTTCACAAATAttgaggtctatttatagaccatcAATTAAGAAATGTCCAAGAAATAAATATGTCATCTATtacataatcaaaaattaaaaatattatcacatcaccatcacaataattttcaatctaattttaatatataatttacaatactcccccttgtgatgatgatcgtgatattacgtgtttgtatactgcctcgttaaaaaccttactaggaaaaatccagtgggataaaaatcatagcaaggaaaaaagagtgcagccacgtaaactccccctcatgttaacatgagtgattcttcacatatttcgtagattgcgcatcccaatgttgtatatatgctttctgaatatcgtcgtgggaagtgcctttgtgaagagatctgatgagttctcacttgattgaatataacagatatcaatatctttattcttctcaagctcttgagtgtaggcaaagaactttggggggatatgtttggttctgtcacttttgatgtatctttctttcatttgagaaatacatgcagcattgtcttcatacaacgtcacaggcttcttgtctactgataatccacaagaagtttggatatgttgtgtcattgattttaaccatacacattcacgacttgcttcatgtaatgcaataatctcggcgtgatttgatgaagttgttacgagtgtttgtttctttgaacgccaagaaattgcggtgcctccacgagtaaatacatatccggtttgggaacgtgccttatgtggatcagataaatatccagcatcagcataaccaatgatactttgattgatgtcttttgagtacaaaagtcccaaatctgtcgttcctcgtagataacgaaatatatgcttaattccgttccagtgcctctttgttggatatgaactgaatcttgccaataaatttacagcaaaagatatatcaggtctagtgcaatttgcaagatacataagggcaccaatgacacttagatatggtacttcaggaccaagaataacttcatcatctccacatggacggaatggatccttttctatgtttaatgatcttacaaccattggagtacttaatggatttgatttatccatattaaaacgtttaaggatcttttctgtataatttgcctggtgaacaaaaattccacgttctttttgttcgatttgcaaacccagacaatacttggtttttccaagatccttcatttcgaattcttccttcaagtacatcataacttcttgaatttctttattcgttccaatgatgtttaaatcatcaacatatacagcaataattacacatccggatgttgttttcttgatgaaaacacaagggcatattggattatttacatatccctttttcatcaagtcctcacttagccgattataccacattcggccggattgctttaacccatataatgatctttgcaattttacagaataaaattctctgggttttgaactttgtgcttcaggcatcttaaatccttcagggattttcatgtatatatcactatcaagtgatcgtataagtaagctgtaacaacatccataagacacatttccaaattttcagacactgccaaacttatcaaatatcgaaacgtaattgcatccataacaggagaatacgtttcttcataatcaatttcaggcctttgagaaaaaccttgtcaacaagtctagctttatatctgatatttcatttttctcatttcgctttcgaataaaaacccatttgtatccaacaggttttacaccttcagatgtgaggactataggtccaaaaacattacgtttattcagcgaatccaattcaacctggatgacatctttccatttggcccaatcatgacgagttttacattcaccaaaagattttggttcatgatcccattttcatttatgatgtcacaagccacattataagaaaatatctcatcaatatcttctatgtcttttcggttccatatttttccagtattaatataattgatagagatttcacgattctcgtcagtttgtggttctgacagaacattttcatcattaggtatttcttctggaacaccattttctattttatgatcatcgtgcttctctatgccttttcttttccgaggatttttatccttggaaccgactggccttccacgcttcaagagttttatgacatcatgagtgtcttcaatttgtttctttggaatttcaattcgagcaggggcatttacagcgtgtatatatgattttgttaccccttttgtgtttgcaaatgcatctggcatttgatttgcaattctttgcaagtgtacaatttgttgtacatctttctcacattgtttggtccttggatccaaatgtaacaatgatggtacataccatgtgatttctttttcgatgtgtttcttttctccccctaacactgggaagatttcttcattaaaatgacaatcagcaaagcgtgctgtaaacacatcgcctgtctgaggctcaagatatcgaatgattgatgaactatcataaccgatataaataccgatttttctttgtggacccatttttgatcgttgaggtggtgcaataggcacataaaccatacatccaaaaattctcagatgagagatatttggttctttaccaaatgcaagttgcaatggggagaatttatgatatgcacttggtctgatgcgaattaatgccgcagcatgtaaaattgaatgttcccatatagaaatagggagttttgttttcataatcattggtctagcaatcagttgtagacgtttaatcaatgattcagctaatccattttgcgtatgaacatgagctacaggaagttcaacagtgattcccattgacatacaataatcattgaaagtctgggatgtaaattctccagcattatcaagttttattttcttgattgtataatcgggattgatttcgcaattttattatttgagccatcaatcttgcaaatgccacattccgagttgacaataagcatacatgtgaccatctgctagaggcatcgatcaataccataaagtatcgaaatggtccacatggtggatgaattggcccacaaatatcaccctgaatacgttcaagaaatatgggtgattttgtttggattttagctggcgatggtcttataataagttttccaagagaacatgctttacattgaaacttattattctgaaagatcttctggtctttcaatggatgaccatgcgtattttcaataatttttcgcatcattattgaaccaggatgtcccaatcgatcatgccaatttgttaatattgaagaactattaaccaccatatttgattcgattggccttatatgtgtataatgcaatccagtagggagcattgataatttttcaactacatatttctttcctgatttatatgtggtaagacacatatatttctgatttccatcagttatcgtctcaatatcatacccatgagagtatatgttattaaaactcaacaaattttttttcgattttgGTGAATacaaagcatcatttatcaaaaattttgtaccattaggtaacaaaaatgtgcttttccacaaccctcaatcaagtctacaggacctgatattgtattcaccattgtttttgttggttttatttccaagaaatatctttcatctcgcagattAGTATGTGtggtaccactatctggtatgcaaatttccatggtattatttccatgtttgctcatagcattttccatatcaaacttcacaaaaatataataaagaaaaattaattacaatgcaaaatataacatgctttataagaatgcatgaaaaatatagcatgttatattttagtctcaccaatatattaatcaatgttctcgaaatcatttgaaaaatcggcagcattgaaataagttgaaccacttaaatggttactgttttcaacaaaattggtctttttttctttcccctttatcgaTACTTTAAAGAGCTTACATAAGTGCTCAGGGTTACATGACCAATGTCTTGGAGTGCCACATTTATAACAAGCATTCtcatatctttttgagtgatttttattttcactcatattttcatgctgcctttttgtgtggttcgtgacgttcttttgagattagttattgaagtaactatctcgattattttcatatccacggccgtaACCACGACCGTGgtcatttttacgtccacgttcATGACCACATCCACTTCCTCgaccacgaccaaaatcttgtttatgcctttgattttggtttttatttttcattacgacatttgcttcaggaaatgtcgttgatccagtgggtcgggattgatgattttcattaacaattcgttgttcttttctagtgatatcgagAGCAAAGAATTTAagttttgccaaatttgacatggtggtgctagaaaaataacaatgcattttattagttaatttccattaatatgataatacaaaataatggataaacgaagattacaagtgcgtatacaaatagatAAAAAATCTGTGATGGAAAATCGCCGAtgagtacaaaactcgtgagcatgatgatcatagttgaTATGAGAAAAAGCCTTATAAATGCCAaaaactccatcttcttctttttcgaataaaaaccgaGGAGAAATTATTTTGGGAGAAAGAatgattttggtgtgattgaaaatgagtttgagtgaacatatttataggcaaaaaactagccgtttatgaccgtttgtgaccgttggtggtaagaaaaaaatgattatgagttgaataaaaattcgtgataatcatgtaatgcatataatgataatcataattaaataattatgtatatcatatcacattattataatgaGGTGTCATAgactccttttatataatattgtgaaattatacaaatatggttagtGCATATAtacgcaataaaatatatatcatatcacgttattataaggtcagtgtcatagacaacctcttatataataacctgaaattatatatagttagtatatatacaaaataaatatatatcatatcacgttattataaggtcagtgtcatagacaacctcttatataataacatgaaattatatattaatatagttagtatatatacataataaatatatataatatcacgttattgtttaaaaaccttataggcttttatacttgtcgtatcccttaccgtgagtgtgggatgtcgtcttaacatcctcccaggatttataacaagttttgaaaaaaaaacttattttttgataataacatgatattatatattaaatatatacacaataaaaatatataaacagtaaaataaaaattcttacttgttgaatatttttgacttcttcttgtattttgaagcgtcggaaaatatagagaaccttcgagcgatcgtgctgataacgtgttgtgaaaaagtaaaaatttatagtaaaaagtaaaaactccaaaactcaaaatatatcaaacactACACTTTATAATTCTTCTCTCTAAAATTGTGTATTTTCTTCACAAATAttgaggtctatttatagaccatcAATTAAGAAATGTCCAAGAAATAAATATGTCATCTATtacataatcaaaaattaaaaatattatcacatcaccatcacaataattttcaatctaattttaatatataatttacaatAAATCCTTCTATTTTTGACTACATacagttttttttgtttttttttttttaagaagaaTACAAACTATTCATTAATAACATCATTCTCGACTACATACAGTTTGTTATAGTATTGCAGAAAAATTCTCCGTATATTTTTTTTCACGCGAATATCTCACTTGAAAATTAACATATGATATacatttgtatttttttgttttcaagTGAGATGTTTACTGCAATATCTTTATATAAAAACACCGAGACTTGGAATCATccatgattttattattatgtagTATTCTCTTTTCTAGAAGTTAGGCACCCAACTCAAAGTTtcgttttttcttttttggatCGGGCAAGGGAAAATCTCAAACTCGGGACACACAAAGCTTTAATTAATTGAAAActctttaaattttaagttttaatatcgtttctaattattattattttttcataaaattactTAAATTGTGGATTACTTGTCATATTGCTTCACCCTTGCCATGGCCCTTTGCGAGAAGGATTACTCTTCACCAACTATTCATACATTAGAAAGTTCTATTTTAATAAGAAACTCCCCGTGTAACCAATTCATGTCCATGGAAAAAGAGCCAGTTTGACCTCTCAAGTTTCTTACAAATCAGCAGTTGTCACTCAGGTATGCAAGAACAAAAACAGAAGCTGTCCTAAAAGTTCACATCTTTCCTCGTCCATTATAACTGGTTTTTTACTGCAGAATTTCATCAATCTGCATGCTTAAAAACCCGAGTTGGTTTACTACACTGCACCTCCGATTAAATATCAGCTGTAAATTTTCCACATGCCAGTTCTGTAGCCTAGCGACATGAGAGCTATCTCCCACAACATGTTGGGAATGCTTAATAAGTTAACCTTTGATCCAGGAATTTCAGTCCAATTAACGGAAATCTCGATCACGGGGATGCGAAACCATTTGGACAAATACACTAACTCAACATCAAAGCACCACCTGAAAATCAAGGTTCACAACGGTTATTTCAACTGCACAAGTACTCGAACTATTACCTATATATTCTCTATCCATAATCCCTAGAAGAAGGCACATCACACCATATTGTCATTCCAGCCAGCTGAAAGCTGCCTCAGATCAGTTACTGATATAAAAACAGTGGCAAGCCGGATTCCATAATTGAGCTTATTTAGAAACAATTTGGGGGTTTTACGAAACAATTAAACAGTTTATGTGTACACTTCATTGTCCATTGACTAACTCCATTCATTTTTGTTCTTCATTATAAAACAAAAGCTATATTAAAATGATTACATACTTCAATCATATGATTTCCTCGTTCCACAAATACTCTACTGCATATCATCTATAAAACTTGTGCATTCCTCATTATGTTTCATTATTTATTACTACTATTCTCATTTTAAAGCTTCCTGTAGGTAACTCATTTTTTCTCCTTGGAGGAATTCACAAAGGTCTTAAGGGTTTGATCCAGTCTTTCAACCTCGTTGACTTCAGATTTACACGTTTATTTCTGGGTGCACAAGGAAGATAGCTCTTTCAGTAAAACATGTCCAACATAGATGATAGATCACATTTAAGATTAGGTTACAAAAGCTTTTAATATCAAACTCAGAATATCACACCTCACCTAGTCATAGACTTAACCAGGTTCAAAttgaaaaatttaagaaatacAGCAAACTTTCAGAAAACGAGATGCAAAATGATAAATACATGCAACACTGCTCTAAATTCTTTTTTGACTCTATGCTGGCATGAGATCAAAGAGAAACTTACCGTTTCAAGCGGACATTCATGAAAAGCTTCCGCGCAGCAGCTCTGGTGAACATTTTAAAACCACACTGAAACACGAAGAAGAGCTTCTATGACCAAACTTAAGACGTATGATATATTTAATCTATACTGCCATTTTTTCAGGTTTCCAAGAGTCGGAGAGAATAGGAGAGTGCATTAGAGAATGTCCATCCGACAAACAAACATAACTGCaaccaaatgatatgaaaacatagaaatAAAATTGATATGGGGATAAAAGACAGTCTCGGAGAAGCTGTAGTACCTGTGTGTCGCGAATTCCAGAACCGGCAGCCAACAGAACTACGAGATGAAATCCCTTCATCAAGAAATTGCGATACCACTTTCTCTGAAACATGAGATGATCCTCTGATTAGACTTGAACTACACACTAGCAATTCATATGAAATAGATTTAACCACGTCATAATGCAAAATAGCAATTATACAGCCAAAAGACTCAACTGTTGCCAAAGCCTTCTCCTCAAGGTGAGCACGAGACCCAAAAGCAGCAATTGGGACATCCGAGATTCTCACAGTTGAATCGGAAGCTATAGAGTCTCCAAACTTGCGCTCCTCCTTAGCAAGTGCGAGAATCTGACGAGGAAACCATCTATTATGTCATTTTTCCTGATCAAAAGCCTGCCAAGTGACGGGTTTGAATCGTTTGAAGCAAACTTGACCACTAACTACAAGCCAAAAGACACATGAAGGCGATCGGAAGCTGACTTCCGGTAAAATTCAGGAGTGAGGACAAAGACAAAAGTACCACCattagaaaacaaaaataagtaAGAGGATCGAATGGAATGTTCAGTGAATTGGAGACATCGGACCACACTCACTGAGGCCCCCAAAACCTTCTGGTCAAAATTATGACAAGACAATTGGTATGGGTACCAAACTATCGATCAAAACCGAAAAGAAATATCACACACACAAATATAACATTTTGTGTAAGAACCAACCTTCCCGATCGTGAAAATGGTCACCAACCTGATTTTCTAGTTTCTCAAGGTCACTCACTTTAGTTGCCCCATCAGCATCAAGCATTAATATTAGTTCACCACGTGAGTGGAGCACACCCTGTTTGGAAATGCTTTCCAAGAGCATTATGATTCAATGACAGGTCATTATAGAAAATACAACATACTGGGTGAACAGATTTTTCAGAATTGACTCACTTTTCTTATTGCTTCACCCTTCCCATGGTTCCTTCCAAGAAGGACTACTCTTATATTGTCTATGGTGTACCTCTTCACATAGTCAAAAGCTACTCTTTTGGTTCCATCAGCACTTCCATCATCAACAATCACCACCTGTTCAAGTATTCATTCATTAGAAAGTTCTATGTTAGAAAGAACCCATTTCTCTATAATAGGCGTAGAAAATAGCATGACGCATCCTCAGGGCACACATGTACCAGGATGAGAGAATCTGCTGCTTTTACATATTTCACAAATATGGAAGCTAGTTCTAGCGAGTACCCAAAAACCCACCTTAAGGcaataacaacttaaatagAGAGGAATGGTGATCAAGAATTATTGGACAATAGTCAAAGTGTCCACACAAGCTTAGAGGGCTCTCATCATTTGATTATTGACAAGGAGTACAAGACTGGGCATGGGAATTTATGATCGTTACTGCTGTCACTTAAACTTTACAAAACTGGGAATCTTGCTCATTGCCAGTGCAATGTCTAAAGAGATGAAAGTAAAGATCATccatgagagaaaaaaaaacaagtagGATGTAGCACAGCCTATACCATGATTAAACAAAAGGATAAATGTAATAAATTTACATTCTCAACTCATAAATCAAATTATCTAGTTGCAAGCACATGACAATAGAAGTAAAAACTGGTTTCAATTTAGGTTCGTATAACTACCCCAGCTCCAATTACGATTTCAATCCTATGAACCGATGTTTGCAAATATTGGATATCGTATAATCAGTTACCCGCTCAGGGACGTTTTCGTTGGGAATGAGGTATAAGAAGACCTTGAGCTCATATTTCTTTTAACAGCATAAACAGCAGATGGCAAACTAAACAAGCTCCATTTAATACATGGTGTGTACAGCAATGAAACTAGCCAAGTAGCTATACATGCAGTCAAAAGAAGCACCATTTCAGTTAGATTAATATATTTGCACCTTTGCTCCGATGGTGGAGTACACCCAAGATATAAATCTTAGTTTAGCCAAAGTCACCTGGGAAACGTCATTACCCCCTAATGCAAGTGATACAAGAGATTTAATAGCTTTCAAGCAATAACTTGGCCATTATTCACATAATTTATAATCAGCTCAGTAAACATTATTGTATACCAATCATCTAAATCGTATCAACAATAACATTCAGAACTACAAAGTTGAAAACCAGGCAGCTCTGTCAGACAAAGcacagaaaaattaaaaaatccaaacaattaGACTCTAAGAGAACCATCGTAAATCTTATTCACTCCACTTCTGTTGTTGTCGGTCTTGCACTCACAGTGTTCCACAGTTAGGAAGAGATTGCCAATCCATTAACTAAACTTTTTATCCACACTTGAGGGTTAACTTTCAAGTAAGACAATGCAACACTTCTAATGCAAGAAACCAGCCCTGATGATGCAGCAATGATAAATAGAAAGTTGAATTTACTAAATTACCTCATATGAAAAAGACTTGTCCTTTGCTGAACGTTCTTGAAGATAGCTACAATGAACCATTGGAAAACTTATAAAAAATTTACCTCTACAGTCAAGACAAATATATTTACTGGAGAAGaatcaacaatttcataccctatagttttttaaaaaagctgATTTCATATCAAAAGTTTCATCCAAGTTTGAGCATGTGTGTCACTGTCTGATAATAATGGATTATTCGTAGGACAGGAAAGATTTACGTTTCACTGATCAGAGTCAATAGAACCAAATAATTTATACTTATTTTACTATATCCTCTCAGAGCAATACGCCTCAATCCTGATTAACCTTTTGCTCACCACATAAAAGTACATACAATAAAATCAGGGAAGACTGTCATAAATCATTATAATATGTGATACTGAAGCAGAGAAGGATGATAAAACTATATCGTGATAAGGCAAGTTTCAGTCTCCTAACAAACTGTAACTATGCATGAGAACCACCCAATTTGATACACATAGCTAAATTACAACTTTGATATCATGCAAGCAAGGATTATAATGAAACATGTACAGATTAATGACGCAAAAGTAAAAAGAAGAAATGTTGTTTACTTTAAGGTTTCATCAAGAGCTCCTGGAAGCCTATACTCCTCGTTGTATGCTGGAACTATCAAAGAAATATACTTCTCAGCAGGATCAAGGATATGAGGGCACTTCACCTGTAAAATAGAAATTGAGCACAGCAGCAGAATCAAAGCCCTGTTCATAAATGTAATGAACTATAGCCAGGTACAAGGAAATGTGCCTCAAACTAAACAGAATAATGCAGTGCAGCGTGCACTATAAATATTTCCCTGTTTTCTGAACGAGTACCCTTCTTGATATCATGTGAGACTCTTAAAATTGTTTGAAACATAAACAAGATGTGAAAAGACAATGACTTTTTGCCAAATCTATTTCAAAGTACTTAACAAGATAATCTTTTTCAGTCCCTGTTGTTCGATTTTAGTCAACAATCAGAAAATactgcatttttttttattaaagtaTACATTCCTGCAAATCCTCTGGAAACTAGTCAATTACACAGCACTGAGAAGCTCATCCAAGTCAACTATACTGTCCATCGAGTTTTCATACAGAAAAACCAATCCAAGTGAATGAATACCACAATCCCGATAAAAtaacaatgaaaaaaaaaaaggttgaaTCGGGACACC comes from Henckelia pumila isolate YLH828 chromosome 4, ASM3356847v2, whole genome shotgun sequence and encodes:
- the LOC140865550 gene encoding uncharacterized protein is translated as MELIWILFQLVLILASVLAVALASAIVFETFRRKYNHTCHVEAPPVFEDPNSLKPVKCPHILDPAEKYISLIVPAYNEEYRLPGALDETLNYLQERSAKDKSFSYEVVIVDDGSADGTKRVAFDYVKRYTIDNIRVVLLGRNHGKGEAIRKGVLHSRGELILMLDADGATKVSDLEKLENQILALAKEERKFGDSIASDSTVRISDVPIAAFGSRAHLEEKALATRKWYRNFLMKGFHLVVLLAAGSGIRDTQCGFKMFTRAAARKLFMNVRLKRWCFDVELVYLSKWFRIPVIEISVNWTEIPGSKVNLLSIPNMLWEIALMSLGYRTGMWKIYS